One stretch of Schizosaccharomyces pombe strain 972h- genome assembly, chromosome: III DNA includes these proteins:
- the rps1201 gene encoding 40S ribosomal protein eS12: MSEQGDQIEQVDVVEEVEVEAAAPETVSVEDALKEVLKRALVHDGLARGIREASKALDRRQAHLCVLCESCDQEAYVKLVEALCAESETPLIKVADPKVLGEWAGLCVLDRDGNARKVVGCSCVAVTDYGEDSAALQKLLESFSA, from the exons ATGTCGGAACAAGGAGACCAAATTGAACAAGTTGACGTCGTCGAAGAAGTTGAAGTTGAGGCTGCCGCTCCTGAAACTGTCTCCGTTGAGGATGCTTTGAAGGAAGTTTTGAAGCGTGCCCTTGTTCACGACGGTCTTGCCCGTGGTATTCGCGAGGCTTCCAAGGCTCTTGACCGCCGTCAAGCTCACCTTTGCGTTCTTTGCGAGTCCTGTGACCAAGAAGCTTATGTTAAATTGGTTGAGGCTCTTTGCGCTGAATCTGAGACTCCTTTGATCAAGGTTGCCGACCCCAAGGTTTTGGGTGAATGGGCTGGCCTTTGTGTCCTTGACCGTGACGGTAATGCCCGTAAGGTTGTTGGATGCTCTTGTGTTGCTGTTACC GACTATGGTGAGGATTCCGCTGCtcttcaaaagcttttggaAAGCTTCTCTGCCTAA
- the cut15 gene encoding importin alpha family nuclear import signal receptor adaptor Cut15 — protein sequence MSASSRFIPEHRRQNYKGKGTFQADELRRRRETQQIEIRKQKREENLNKRRNLVDVQEPAEETIPLEQDKENDLELELQLPDLLKALYSDDIEAQIQATAKFRKALSKETNPPIQKVIDAGVVPRFVEFLSHENNLLKFEASWALTNVASGSSNQTHVVVEANAVPVFVSLLSSSEQDVREQAVWALGNIAGDSPMCRDHVLQCGVLEPLLNIIESNRRLSMLRNSTWTLSNMCRGKNPQPDWNSISQVIPVLSKLIYTLDEDVLVDALWAISYLSDGANEKIQAIIDAGIPRRLVELLMHPSAQVQTPALRSVGNIVTGDDVQTQVIINCGALSALLSLLSSPRDGVRKEACWTISNITAGNSSQIQYVIEANIIPPLIHLLTTADFKIQKEACWAISNATSGGARRPDQIRYLVEQGAIKPLCNLLACQDNKIIQVALDGIENILRVGELDRANNPDKINLYAVYVEDAGGMDLIHECQNSSNSEIYQKAYNIIEKFFGEEDEIEELEPETVGDTFTFGTTQEPAGDFQFSATNAEDMAM from the coding sequence ATGAGTGCATCTTCTCGCTTTATTCCTGAACACAGAAGACAGAATTACAAAGGTAAAGGTACATTTCAGGCTGATGAGTTACGCCGCAGACGTGAAACCCAGCAAATCGAAATCcgtaaacaaaaacgtGAGGAAAATTTGAACAAGCGTCGTAATCTGGTTGATGTTCAAGAGCCTGCCGAAGAAACTATTCCATTAGAACAAGATAAGGAAAATGATTTAGAGTTGGAGCTTCAATTACCTGATTTATTGAAGGCGTTGTATTCGGATGACATAGAGGCACAAATTCAAGCTACTGCCAAGTTTCGAAAGGCTTTGTCTAAGGAGACAAACCCACcaattcaaaaagttaTTGATGCAGGCGTTGTCCCCCGCTTCGTCGAATTTTTATCTCATGAGaacaatttattaaaatttgagGCTTCTTGGGCTCTCACTAATGTGGCTAGCGGATCTTCCAATCAAACACACGTGGTTGTAGAAGCAAATGCTGTTCCTGTTTTTGTAAGCCTTTTATCTTCTTCTGAACAAGATGTACGCGAGCAAGCAGTTTGGGCATTAGGTAACATTGCTGGTGATTCACCCATGTGTCGTGATCATGTTTTGCAATGTGGAGTTTTGGAGCCTTTGCTTAACATAATCGAATCTAACAGGCGTCTTAGTATGCTCCGCAATAGTACTTGGACCCTGTCTAATATGTGCCGAGGCAAAAATCCACAACCCGATTGGAACAGCATTTCGCAAGTTATCCCTGTTCTGTcgaaattaatttatacCTTAGACGAAGATGTTTTAGTTGATGCCCTTTGGGCCATTTCCTATTTATCTGATGGCGCTAATGAGAAGATCCAAGCCATCATTGATGCAGGGATTCCTCGTAGGCTTGTTGAACTTTTAATGCATCCTAGCGCTCAAGTACAGACTCCTGCTCTCCGATCCGTAGGAAATATTGTTACAGGAGATGACGTTCAGACCCAGGTCATCATTAATTGTGGTGCTTTAAGTGCtttactttctttgttAAGCAGTCCACGCGATGGCGTTCGTAAGGAAGCCTGTTGGACAATTAGTAATATAACGGCCGGTAATTCTTCTCAAATTCAATATGTTATTGAAGCTAACATTATTCCTCCTTTAATTCATCTCCTTACGACCGCTGACTTTAAAATCCAAAAGGAAGCCTGCTGGGCCATTTCCAATGCCACATCCGGTGGCGCTCGTCGTCCCGACCAAATTCGCTACCTTGTAGAGCAAGGCGCAATCAAACCTTTATGTAATTTGCTGGCTTGTCAAGATAACAAGATTATCCAGGTTGCTTTAGATggtattgaaaatattttgcgAGTGGGTGAACTTGATCGCGCGAATAACCCTgataaaatcaatttataCGCCGTCTACGTTGAGGATGCTGGTGGTATGGATTTGATCCACGAATGTCAGAACTCATCTAATTCGGAAATTTACCAAAAAGCTTACAATATTATCGAAAAGTTTTTCGGTGAAGAAGACGAAATCGAAGAGCTTGAACCAGAAACCGTCGGTGATACGTTTACATTTGGAACTACACAAGAGCCTGCCGGcgattttcaattttcgGCGACTAATGCCGAAGATATGGCTATGTAA
- the rpl35A01 gene encoding 60S ribosomal protein eL33, with the protein MPAQGHRLYVKAKHLSFQRSKHVIHPGTSIVKIEGCDSKEEAQFYLGKRVCYVYKSSKAVRGSKIRVIWGTIARPHGNSGAVRARFVHNLPAKTFGSSLRVMLYPSNI; encoded by the exons ATGCCAGCTCAAGGACATAGACTGTACGTTAAGGCCAAGCATCTTTCCTTTCAACGTTCTAAGCACGTTATTCATCCTGGTACTTCCATTGTGAAGATTGAGGGATGCGACTCCAAGGAGGAAGCCCAATTTTATTTGGGTAAGCGTGTTTGCTATGTTTATAAGAGCTCCAAGGCCGTCCGTGGATCCAAGATTCGTGTTATCTGGGG TACCATTGCTCGTCCTCATGGAAACTCCGGTGCTGTTCGTGCTCGCTTCGTTCACAACTTGCCTGCTAAAACTTTTGGCTCTTCTCTCCGAGTCATGCTTTACCCCTCCaacatttaa
- the bir1 gene encoding survivin Bir1, with translation MKPITSSSKRRWNRFRREMCNYSKRLDTFQKKKWPRAKPTPETLATVGFYYNPISESNSEERLDNVTCYMCTKSFYDWEDDDDPLKEHITHSPSCPWAYILSSKNNPNQNPQAAALTKCREQTFVDKVWPYTNRPDYHCEPSVMAASGFVYNPTADAKDAAHCLYCDINLHDWEPDDDPYTEHKRRRADCVFFTWKDPNSLSPTKLSFLSTSNIDPEDLTEDNSILPVSPTRDSTKSHKTLNFSPSRKNNLNARPLTMSLYTNTSEEKDSQPTRAPQSPTKPVLLTAPRRKNKSPKKSKPAVFKPVKPIFSDEDEDDDDLTASQPFSKGICNDSMQVAKKNFTEEIPLKEDEKDNELEHLVSPATSVHTTVSDITGHQSVTDESDEQNNCMSTPPKIEIESKIEEEISVVSKSKEISSSVSSVGKEQNHTEKQVAIETPEQQKVEKEDEHLNLQGSFIEESTKQPISSKPSTSSPDMTDAATGGRVSSSSFRDKILQTNFSPRSTIDSFSNISKKRNSEEANDENDETNLKIPIPEKKRKFQEVLQSKNILVSSTEDSHEPVKVTEDSQTAIHVSKFEDLENKSMESEQSLQLLSESENDDKPLIDLIPLLAIKRKDNLVSGVLEKGKSTSTSKTKFDTSIVDFIEKPKTEISEVLPEEKRKAICDESQTVRVSIDRGVTKTRDVSSPVSDEKSENVNHEEANSGHTVMNVHSSLDPQPIVQPNELESGSYLKDLPDRNVGNSEKVTFQEDDINSPKLQSKNNQTVEAVNTETSDKLQEKEANHELENIEKIEEKLTEVDKVSLSDAFPDQEIKNSRTSVQNGTRSVSKNTPEKETKVDKIDNVSKKDVETSPGSCETSSAFAKTYAEKEVTSINLPSVRKPLDESYYDHSISPFDPLCQSSFLAPQTPVKSKHALPLVEANAPPWEPIDFSSLLESPVPNPVEPNKLSEKELDMTVEQWIKFMYAKCAKEFEEACEEKIEWLLEEGKRAEEYIQNL, from the exons ATGAAACCGATAACGTCTTCTTCTAAACGCCGATGGAATCGGTTTCGAAGGGAAATGTGTAATTACTCTAAACGACTTGACACTTtccagaaaaaaaaatggcCGCGAGCCAAACCGACGCCAGAAACT CTTGCTACTGTCGGTTTCTATTACAATCCAATCTCTGAATCTAATTCTGAAGAAAGACTTGATAATGTTACATGCTATATGTGTACCAAGTCATTTTATGACTGGGAGGATGATGATGATCCATTGAAAGAGCATATTACTCATAGCCCCAGCTGTCCATGGGCATATATTTTATCCTCAAAAAACAATCCAAACCAGAACCCCCAAGCTGCAGCTCTCACAAAATGTCGAGAACAAACTTTTGTTGATAAAGTATGGCCGTATACCAATCGCCCTGATTATCACTGTGAGCCGAGTGTAATGGCTGCTTCTGGTTTTGTATACAATCCAACTGCTGATGCTAAAGATGCAGCTCATTGCTTATATTGTGATATTAATCTTCATGATTGGGAACCGGATGATGACCCTTACACCGAGCACAAACGCCGTCGTGCGGACTGTGTGTTTTTTACATGGAAAGACCCAAATAGCTTATCTCCTACTAAACTGTCTTTTTTATCTACGTCGAACATTGACCCTGAAGACTTGACCGAGGATAATTCCATTCTTCCCGTTTCTCCCACCCGAGATTCAACAAAATCTCATAAAACTTTAAATTTCTCCCCTAGTAGAAAGAATAATCTTAATGCACGTCCTTTAACAATGTCCCTTTATACTAATACCTCTGAGGAGAAAGACTCACAACCCACCCGTGCACCACAAAGTCCAACGAAGCCCGTTTTACTTACGGCTCCAAGgcgaaaaaataaatctccaaaaaaatcaaagccAGCAGTCTTTAAACCTGTTAAGCCAATTTTTTCTGATGAAGACGAAGATGACGACGACTTGACCGCCTCTCAACCCTTCTCTAAAGGGATATGTAATGACTCTATGCAAGTAgccaaaaagaattttacaGAAGAAATTCCACttaaagaagatgaaaaagataatgaGCTGGAACATCTTGTATCACCAGCTACATCCGTCCACACAACTGTTTCTGACATAACTGGACATCAATCTGTAACTGATGAAAGTGATGAGCAAAATAATTGTATGTCTACGCCGCCGAAAATTGAAATcgaatcaaaaattgaagaagaaatatctGTGGTTTCCAAATCAAAGGAAATTTCGTCTTCTGTTTCTTCTGTTGGTAAAGAGCAAAATCATACAGAAAAACAAGTTGCTATCGAAACTCCGGAACAGCAGAAggttgaaaaagaagatgagCATTTAAATCTTCAAGGTTCGTTCATAGAGGAGTCCACAAAACAACCAATCTCTTCAAAGCCATCAACTTCATCTCCCGATATGACTGATGCTGCAACAGGAGGTAGAGTGTCTTCTTCAAGCTTCAGAgataaaatattacaaaCCAATTTTTCACCAAGGAGTACAATAGATTCGTTTAGcaacatttcaaaaaagagaaactCGGAAGAAGcaaatgatgaaaatgaCGAGAccaatttgaaaataccAATTCCtgaaaagaagagaaaatttcAAGAAGTTTTACAAtctaaaaacattttagTTTCGTCTACTGAGGATTCACATGAACCAGTAAAAGTTACAGAGGACAGCCAAACTGCCATTCACGTTAGTAAATTTGAGGATCTTGAGAATAAGAGTATGGAGTCTGAACAGTCACTACAATTGCTTTCTGAATCTGAAAATGATGACAAACCTTTAATTGATCTAATTCCTCTCTTAGCAATTAAAAGGAAGGATAATCTTGTAAGCGGAGTTTTAGAGAAGGGAAAAAGTACCTCAACATCAAAAACAAAGTTTGATACATCAATAGTGGACTTTATagaaaaaccaaaaactGAAATTAGCGAAGTGCTTCCTgaggaaaaaagaaaggcCATTTGCGATGAGTCCCAAACGGTTAGAGTTTCTATAGATAGAGGAGTGACCAAGACGAGAGACGTATCAAGTCCTGTTTCCGATgaaaaaagtgaaaatgTTAATCATGAGGAAGCTAATTCTGGTCATACTGTCATGAATGTTCATTCAAGCCTGGATCCCCAGCCGATCGTACAACCCAATGAACTTGAATCAGGAAGTTACTTAAAGGATCTTCCTGACAGAAACGTCGGAAACTCCGAAAAAGTGACATTTCAAGAAGATGACATTAATTCTCCTAAGCTACAGAGCAAGAACAATCAAACCGTTGAAGCTGTTAATACAGAAACTTCTGATAAATTGCAAGAAAAGGAGGCCAACCAtgaattagaaaatattgaaaagattgaagaaaaattgacTGAGGTAGACAAAGTCTCGTTAAGTGATGCTTTTCCTGATcaagaaatcaaaaattctaGGACTTCTGTACAGAATGGTACTAGATCAGTGTCGAAAAATACACCTGAGAAGGAAACGAAGGTAGATAAAATCGATAATGTAAGTAAAAAGGATGTTGAAACTTCACCTGGTTCTTGTGAAACCTCTTCAGCTTTCGCTAAAACTTACGCTGAGAAAGAAGTAACGAGTATAAATTTGCCAAGTGTCCGGAAGCCTTTAGATGAATCCTACTATGACCATTCGATCAGTCCATTTGATCCATTGTGCCaatcttcatttttggCTCCTCAAACTCCTGTCAAATCAAAACATGCTTTGCCCTTAGTTGAAGCAAATGCACCACCATGGGAACCCATAGATTTCTCGAGTCTATTAGAATCTCCAGTACCGAATCCTGTAGAGCCAAACAAACTAAGTGAAAAAGAACTGGATATGACCGTTGAGCAGTGGATTAAATTTATGTATGCTAAATGTGCAAAAGAGTTTGAAGAAGCCtgtgaagaaaaaatagaatggTTACTGGAAGAAGGTAAGCGGGCGGAAGAATACATACAAAACTTATAA
- the tcb1 gene encoding tricalbin, C2 domain protein (phospholipid binding) ER-plasma membrane tethering protein Tcb1 yields the protein MEGENSKSVHPILSHSTSVVSERASSSGVNGTNGGMKQVSPVSTARTSIARRPPSTVGSQTGSLVNAPPKRSSGIERFDHVTGTAENRPQTPSTKASVANVKPAGAAESAQNANLISSKSENVPEPAGEKVSMPEKQDLQSALPSDAVSNAVIGWKSIYHASDVDVHDHFANVLSALQWDSHRVEPSILETYSSYKLTGQWWQSTSILLAVSILSWIASKLWFRFFILFFIIITGTIVYGSCMISVRRNIREEVVQELSKKNGDVDYETMSWFNTLLQRFWMLNEPEISKSVSTSVEQSIAEYLPSFIKEAAFSTFTLGSKAPRIDRVRTHPPVERDVVLMDVDFSLTPNDNYDVNDSSLKCRVNSLISLVIKFGFGKYMFSFPITIKDLRLSGKLRIRWGLSSDYPFIQTASFSFLETPIVYANIRPIDIPFLDADIFYIPGIGQFVSEQLGLLLNSMVLWPNMFDYDLSAMMAGIASGTAVGVVGLKIYSARRGEVSDSSIDRKPSSFITVTTSGREHGRTPIRSNTFSPTFDTTIYVVINSLNDPLKLSLYDNSGKSPILVGTTYIDPRSLYERGFIGDIYQFLYNAVNVGSVAFDATFFPSLLPKKTMDGSKIEPPESSKGILNVNLGCVNNLTELTELTKKSSLKYVLYVDSKEVASKTIKFVDRTPISLQTNAYIENNKKSSIKVAVFDVKSPEKAIATVSVPLPELLHEGYDTFHFVENPKATIDIESFWTPVDVVEEKSAKTYIDNLVGVMRLSVIKANDLVNVELPTRKSDPYARVIVGNSVVARTVYTPNNLNPIWNEILYVPIMADTKTIDLEAMDYEESGNDRSLGYASINVQKYIRNAKRLDRSALASTVFGTSEVNALTLTSRKGQSVRGTISVNCDYRPCLRLNTDNSSKQSSENVQSATDPTTPAKDNSTSNAETSSITSVISVNEALQYPSGFALISIVSADLQDVGVDLRVFTDNAAFPFITTPIAKTKTPRWSSFGISMVRELQFSETTFQLTDGAKKDPKVVCEHSVKTLDLVSEALGRPYSVEIPGSNGQLNHVRLSITYMPVPMTLNPMESYINSGSLHFMLQDGQNLPIGDIRSSDPFVVLKLNGESAFKSKVIKKNLNPVWNEEADIVVQNRVLDVLELVCYDWDMGEKPDVLGTSNIDLLSLEPNVESQQSIKLDSKTGTINASLRFVPGWHRRKAVLDVTLADNFLHAANKGAKLVVGGVGAAGGLALAGVTTIGSVGSKAVTGVADGVTGTGKHIISGAKGISKMGMFRRSLEKNPSRSDLTTTQEASSSASVPPAIAPESANAALTSTIDKTTGAPELAQKKYKVYVGQGKNMPHKTIKIIVTDNQDHSFKTKSRKGPSPSWNEEIPVKWSLGDELRISAVTSNLLGHTKLGEAVFQEDAIGTFRVVIGGSSSVEIKVEAE from the exons atgGAAGGAGAAAACTCGAAATCCGTTCACCCAATCCTGTCTCACTCAACAAGCGTCGTTTCTGAACGAGCTAGCTCGTCTGGAGTTAATGGTACAAATGGCGGCATGAAACAG GTATCTCCCGTTTCAACTGCTCGTACTTCTATTGCTCGCAGACCGCCTTCTACAGTAGGTTCGCAAACTGGTTCATTGGTCAATGCGCCACCCAAACGCAGTTCTGGTATAGAGAGATTTGATCACGTAACTGGCACTGCAGAAAACAGACCTCAGACTCCTTCTACTAAGGCCAGTGTTGCAAACGTTAAGCCTGCCGGAGCTGCTGAATCTGCCCAGAATGCTAATTTAATTTCCTCAAAATCAGAGAACGTGCCTGAACCTGCTGGTGAAAAGGTTAGTATGCCTGAAAAGCAAGATTTACAAAGCGCCCTTCCTAGTGATGCTGTCTCAAATGCTGTTATTGGATGGAAAAGTATTTATCATGCGAGCGATGTGGATGTTCATGATCATTTTGCGAACGTGTTATCCGCTCTTCAATGGGACAGTCATCGTGTTGAACCTTCAATTTTGGAAACGTATTCATCATATAAATTAACGGGCCAGTGGTGGCAGAGCACGTCTATTTTGCTTGCTGTTTCTATTTTAAGCTGGATCGCTTCTAAACTATGGTTTCGATTTTTTAtcctcttttttattattattactgGTACAATTGTATATGGATCTTGCATGATTTCTGTTCGTCGAAACATTCGTGAAGAAGTTGTTCAGGAGCTGTCGAAAAAGAATGGTGACGTTGATTATGAAACTATGAGTTGGTTCAATACCCTTTTACAACGCTTCTGGATGCTTAATGAACCGGAAATTTCCAAATCAGTCTCGACAAGTGTTGAACAGTCCATTGCAGAATATCTTCCTTCTTTCATTAAGGAAGCCGCTTTCTCGACTTTTACTCTTGGTTCAAAGGCTCCAAGGATTGATCGTGTACGCACTCACCCTCCTGTTGAACGTGACGTTGTTTTAATGGATGTTGATTTTAGTTTAACTCCTAACGACAATTATGATGTTAATGATTCTTCTCTGAAGTGCCGTGTCAATTCTTTGATCTCTCTTGTCATCAAATTTGGTTTTGGTAAATATATGTTTTCTTTCCCCATTACTATTAAGGATCTTCGTTTATCAGGAAAGCTTCGTATTCGATGGGGACTTTCTTCGGACTATCCTTTCATTCAGActgcttctttttcatttttggaaaCGCCCATCGTGTATGCAAATATTCGTCCTATTGATATTCCATTTTTGGATGCCGATATCTTCTATATACCAGGTATCGGCCAGTTTGTTAGTGAACAGCTTGGACTTCTCCTGAACTCTATGGTTTTATGGCCGAATATGTTTGATTATGACCTGTCTGCTATGATGGCTGGTATAGCATCAGGGACTGCAGTGGGTGTTGTTGGTCTAAAAATCTATTCTGCAAGGCGTGGTGAGGTATCTGATTCTTCAATTGACCGTAAACCATCTTCCTTTATTACTGTCACAACAAGTGGCAGAGAACATGGCCGAACTCCCATCCGCTCAAACACATTTTCTCCTACTTTTGATACTACTATTTATGTTGTTATTAACTCATTAAATGATCCTTTAAAACTCTCTTTGTATGATAACAGTGGAAAATCTCCTATTCTTGTTGGCACTACGTATATTGATCCCCGGTCACTATATGAAAGAGGCTTCATTGGCGATATTTATCAGTTCCTATACAATGCTGTAAACGTTGGTTCTGTGGCTTTTGATGCAACATTCTTTCCTTCACTTCTTCCCAAGAAAACAATGGATGGAAGTAAGATCGAGCCGCCTGAATCTTCGAAGGGAATTCTCAATGTCAATTTAGGTTGTGTTAACAACCTTACTGAGCTTACTGAGCTTACTAAGaaatcttctttaaaatatgtCTTGTATGTCGACTCAAAGGAGGTCGCAAGTAAGACTATAAAGTTTGTCGATCGAACCCCAATAAGTCTCCAAACTAATGCttatattgaaaataacaAGAAGTCTTCTATCAAGGTTGCTGTTTTTGATGTTAAAAGCCCTGAAAAAGCGATAGCAACAGTATCCGTTCCACTGCCTGAATTGTTACACGAAGGGTATGATACCTTTCATTTTGTAGAAAACCCAAAGGCCACCATTGACATTGAATCTTTTTGGACTCCAGTTGACGTCGTAGAAGAGAAAAGTGCGAAGACGTACATTGACAATTTGGTTGGTGTCATGCGACTTAGTGTCATTAAGGCCAACGATCTTGTAAACGTTGAATTGCCTACGCGTAAAAGTGATCCTTACGCAAGAGTCATCGTGGGGAATTCTGTTGTAGCCCGTACTGTTTACACTCCAAATAATCTTAATCCCATTTGgaatgaaattttgtatgTCCCCATTATGGCAGACACTAAAACAATTGACCTTGAAGCAATGGATTACGAGGAATCTGGAAATGATAGGTCGTTGGGTTATGCTAGCATTAATGTCCAGAAATATATTCGTAATGCCAAAAGACTTGATAGAAGTGCTTTGGCTAGTACAGTCTTTGGCACTAGTGAGGTGAACGCATTGACTTTAACTTCTCGTAAGGGTCAATCAGTTAGAGGCACTATTAGCGTAAACTGTGACTACCGACCTTGCCTGCGCTTGAATACTGATAACTCTTCTAAACAGTCTTCTGAAAATGTTCAGAGCGCTACTGATCCGACTACCCCCGCGAAGGACAATAGTACATCCAACGCTGAGACGTCTAGCATTACTTCCGTTATCAGTGTCAACGAAGCACTTCAATATCCCTCTGGATTTGCACTGATATCAATCGTTTCTGCTGATCTGCAAGATGTCGGTGTTGATTTGCGTGTTTTTACAGATAATGCGgcttttccttttattaCAACACCAATTGCTAAAACCAAAACTCCTCGTTGGTCATCATTTGGTATTTCTATGGTTCGAGAGTTACAATTTTCGGAAACTACTTTTCAGTTGACTGACGGTGCCAAAAAGGATCCCAAAGTAGTGTGTGAGCATAGTGTAAAAACTCTCGATCTTGTCTCTGAAGCGCTAGGTCGGCCATATTCTGTTGAGATACCGGGTAGCAATGGTCAACTTAATCACGTAAGATTATCGATTACTTACATGCCAGTACCAATGACACTGAATCCTATGGAAAGCTATATCAACAGCGGTTCTCTTCACTTTATGTTGCAGGATGGACAAAACCTACCAATTGGCGACATCCGATCATCTGATCCTTTTGTTGTGTTGAAGTTGAATGGTGAAAGTGcatttaaaagcaaagtGATTAAGAAGAACTTAAATCCTGTCTGGAATGAAGAGGCTGACATTGTAGTGCAAAATCGAGTTTTGGATGTTTTGGAATTGGTTTGTTATGATTGGGACATGGGTGAAAAACCAGATGTTTTGGGAACGAGTAATATTGATTTGTTATCGCTTGAACCGAACGTTGAGTCTCAGCAATCGATTAAGTTGGACTCAAAGACTGGTACAATCAATGCATCTTTGCGCTTTGTACCTGGATGGCATCGTCGCAAAGCAGTACTGGATGTCACACTAGCAGATAATTTCTTACACGCTGCTAATAAGGGAGCTAAATTAGTAGTTGGCGGCGTAGGAGCTGCTGGAGGTTTAGCTCTCGCAGGTGTTACTACTATTGGCTCGGTAGGTAGTAAAGCTGTAACGGGGGTTGCTGATGGAGTCACTGGAACTGGTAAACATATAATTTCGGGCGCAAAAGGAATTTCCAAAATGGGCATGTTTAGGCGTTCCTTGGAAAAGAATCCATCTCGCTCTGATCTCACGACAACCCAGGaagcttcttcttctgcttCTGTGCCACCGGCTATTGCACCTGAGTCTGCAAACGCTGCCTTAACTAGCACTATTGACAAGACTACGGGAGCACCTGAATTGGCACAGAAAAAGTATAAAGTATACGTTGGTCAAGGTAAAAATATGCCTCATAAGACTATAAAGATTATCGTTACAGACAATCAAGACCACAGCTTTAAAACCAAATCTCGGAAAGGCCCGTCTCCCTCATGGAACGAAGAGATTCCGGTCAAATGGAGTTTGGGTGACGAACTTCGAATTTCAGCCGTTACTTCCAACTTGCTTGGACATACTAAACTGGGTGAAGCGGTATTTCAAGAAGATGCTATTGGTACATTTAGGGTTGTAATTGGTGGTTCATCTTCTGTTGAAATTAAGGTCGAAGCTGAGTAG